One window of the Marmota flaviventris isolate mMarFla1 chromosome 2, mMarFla1.hap1, whole genome shotgun sequence genome contains the following:
- the LOC139704551 gene encoding olfactory receptor 4N5-like yields MDTGNSTVVTKLFLFGLTQSQDTQILLFVLVSMFYLIILPGNVLIILTIRSDPRLNAPLYFFLGNLAFLDASYSFIVSPMMLVDSFYEKKVISYRGCITQLFFLHFLAAGEMFLLVVMAFDRYITICWPLHYATVMSPRVCYALLLALWLGGFAHSIVQVALILHLTFCGPNQLDNCFCDVPQVIKLACTDTFVVELLMVSNSGLLTLLCFLSLLTSYAVILCRVKGHSSEGKSKDISTCTTHIIIVFLMFGPAIFIYTRPFRAFPADKVVALFHTVIFPLLNPVIYTLRNQEVKASMIKLLCQYRVF; encoded by the coding sequence ATGGACACAGGAAACAGCACAGTGGTCACAAAATTATTCCTCTTTGGTTTGACCCAATCTCAAGATACTCAAATCCTGCTCTTTGTGCTAGTCTCAATGTTCTACCTCATAATCCTCCCTGGCAATGTTCTTATCATTCTTACTATAAGATCAGATCCTAGACTTAATGCTCCCCTCTATTTCTTCTTGGGAAACTTGGCCTTCCTGGATGCCTCCTACTCCTTCATTGTGTCTCCCATGATGCTGGTTGACTCCTTCTATGAAAAGAAAGTAATTTCCTACAGAGGCTGCATCACCCAGCTGTTTTTCTTGCACTTCCTTGCAGCAGGAGAGATGTTCCTCCTTGTTGTCATGGCCTTTGACCGCTACATCACCATATGTTGGCCTCTACACTATGCAACAGTTATGAGCCCCAGGGTCTGCTATGCATTGCTGTTGGCTCTGTGGCTTGGGGGTTTTGCTCATTCCATTGTGCAAGTGGCCCTTATCCTGCACTTGACCTTCTGTGGCCCAAACCAGCTGGACAACTGTTTCTGTGATGTGCCACAGGTCATCAAGCTGGCCTGCACTGACACTTTTGTGGTGGAGCTCCTGATGGTCTCCAACAGTGGCCTGCTCACCCTGCTGTGCTTCCTGAGCCTTCTGACCTCCTATGCTGTCATCCTCTGCAGAGTAAAGGGACACTCCTCAGAAGGGAAGAGCAAGGATATCTCCACTTGCACCACCCACATTATCATTGTGTTCCTCATGTTTGGACCTGCCATTTTTATCTACACCCGCCCCTTCAGGGCTTTCCCAGCTGACAAAGTGGTTGCTCTCTTTCATACAGTCATCTTTCCTTTGCTGAACCCTGTAATTTATACTCTTCGCAACCAGGAAGTGAAAGCCTCCATGATAAAGCTGTTATGTCAGTACAGGGTGTTCTAA